ATGATGACAAGATGTACACTACCTTCGGCTTCCAGGGCACAACCAGAGTGAACCGTCAGGATTTTGGGATGATGACCAACCTGGAGTTGGAGCACGGCGGATTTATGGTGGGCAAGCATGCGTATCTGACGCTCAATACGGAAGCAGACCTCGTGGAGGAATGAACGGCGCGGTTGTCCTTCCCCGGCTCGATCTGGTCCAGCAGAAGATGAGGATGAATATTCTGCCAAATGCACTGAAGTACGGTAAGAGCCTGTAGTTGCCTCTTGATCAGTCCCTGACAGTGAAGGTGATCGAGTCGAGGGTTGTATCATCGGTGCTGACGAGAGAGAGGCGGTGAGGGCCGCGGATCGGCGTCCACGGCTGCATTGCGCCGCTGCCTACCAGCTCGCCGTCCAGGACCCACCTCGCATCTCTTGGAGAACCTGAAGCCTGAAAAAATATCTTCTGGTGGGGGACCGGTATGTCAGGGTCGAGCGAGATCAGCGTCCCGGAAGGAGGATAGGTTATCGTAGCGCGAGGCCACACCTTGAGAGGCTGCAACATGGCCGGTTCTGTGCCTTTGATAAACCACTCTCGTGCGCGCTCCGGTTGGTTATCCGAAACTCTCGCCTCGACAACAGCGACAGGTGGCGACGGGCTGTGGGAGGGGCGTGCCTTGTGGAGATATTGCATGACGCCGAGCCATATGGGCGCTGCACCGGAGATCCCGCTCACATTCCACATGGCCTGGCCGGAGAAGTTACCGACCCACACACCAACTGTGTAATCGCTTGACCATCCGATACACCAGTTGTCTCTCATGTCTTTGCTCGTACCGGTTTTCGAGGCTGTCCAGAAGTTTGTTGAAAGGGGGTTCTCAAGGCCAAACGTGCTGCTTCGGGCCTCGCGGTCGGAGAGCATGTCGCTCACGATGAAGACGGCCTCTCTCGAAAAGGCGCGCCGTCGCGCGCTTCCGTTGTTATGCAACCGGAGCGTTGCCTCGTTCCACCATCCGTCGTTGGCGAAGACTCTATATGCATTTGTCAGCTCCCAGAGGCTTACGTCAAGCGTTCCCAAAGCCAGAGAATGCCCGTAGTACTCTCCATCCTGAAGGGGTCCGAAGCCAAGGTCCCCCAGTTTCTGCACGAAAGATTCCGCACCTGCCAGGAGCAGAAGTCTGACCGCTGGCACATTGAGAGAAGATGCAAGCGCTATGCGCGCAGGTACAAGCCCGCGATATCTGTTGTCGTAATTCTCCGGTCTGTAGATACCCCTTTCGGTAGGGAGATCGAGGGGCCCGTCTTCCAGCAATGTGGCAGCGGTTATGAGACGTTTATCGATTGCCAGCGCATAGAGAAAAGGCTTGAGGGTGGAGCCTGCCTGCCGTTTTGCTCTGATACCGTCAACATGGCTCGCCGGCGGGTTCAGACCGCCGTTCGCGACGTATGCCAGCACCTCACCCGTTTTGTTTGCAAGGACCAGCACTGCCGCATCCTTTACGTTCTGTCCCTGAAGATCCGACAAATACTGTTTCAGCAGGCCCTGGGCGAATGTCTGCAAATTACTGTCCAGTGTCGATGCGACCTCTCTCATACCGGGCCTGAGGAGATAAAGAGCAACGTGAGGCGCAATTGCAATCTTCGGCCTCACATAATAGGGTGCGGCAAGAGCAGCATGTGCCAGACGCTCTATCTCACCAGAAGGCACATCCGATTGGAGGGACAGGGCCAGGAGCTTTGCGCGTTTTGCCACGCGTTCCACAGGCGCGTTGGGAGAACGGATCAGGGCTGCGAGAACAAACGATTCCCTTTCGTTGAGCCCGCTCGGCTCCTTTCGGAAGAGGCCCCGTGACGCCGCAGCAATTCCCTGTGACTCACCCCTGAAGGTCACCAGGTTCAGATATGCTTCCAGGATCTCCTGCTTTGACCATGTTCGTTCCAGTTCACATGCCGCACGCACCTGCTTCCATTTCTGTGTTGCTGAGCGGCGCCCTGACCGGGGCCGCACGCCCTTGTCGAGGATAGCGGCGAGCTGCATGGTGACAGTGCTGGCGCCGCTTTTCTCACTTCCTGAAAAGTTGCGGACAAAGGCGCGGCAGAACGCCTTCGGATCAACTCCTGCGTGCGCATAGAATCTCTTATCCTCAGAGTGAACCACCGCTTGTATGAGAGCCGGAGAAATCTCATTCAGCGGCGACCAGTCCAGTTTCCGGCTGTCGAAATCCGTCCTTAGCTCATGAATGGCGACTCCATGTCGATCAAGAAGCACTGCATCCGATTTTTCATAAGCGAGCCGGACCTTATCAAAAGGCGGTATATTGGGAACAGGCTGTCTGAAGGCAAAAAATAGGACCGCGCAGGCAGACAGAATCGCGCAAATACCAAGAATAAAACAAACCCTCAGAAACCAGTTAAAAAACCGCCGAGCCGGAACACTGTTCGTTTCGCTCACCGGCGCTCCTGTTCTGACCCGTGCCACGTTCCGCCTCACTCGATGCTCATTGCGAACGCAATTCCTTGATCTTCTTTTTCTTGTTCACCCATGACCCGTGCCCCATGACCCTACTGCTCACTGCTCGCTTCTTACTGCGATCGGTTGATTCGGTATTTCACCGAACATCTCCGGTGAATAGAGAGCTTCTACCCGTGTCGGTGGAAGTTGGAATACGCCGTCATTATTAAGACGCATCGTATACTCGAGGCTCCATTTTCCTTTGGGCACGTATTCATAATAGGAGCGCAACGCCTCAAAAGAACGCTCCTGAAATACGGGCCAGGCCCATCCTTGTGTTTTTTCGCCGCGCGTGAGCAGGGAGGAATCGCGCGCAAGACCGCTGCCAAGGAGTGTCGAGCCCGCCGGTACAGGATCATTGACTACCACCCAGGTCATGTCTGATTGAGCCTCGATATCGAGCCTCACGCGCACCACATCACCCCGACTCCAAACCCCGGGCTGTTTTTGCTCAGCAACAGGGCTGTATGTCTTTGTTATTTTGTAGCCGCTTGAGGCACGTTCTTTCAGCGGAATCGCCGCAAGGCTTTGCACGGTGAGCCACGGTTTGCCGTCGCCCAGGTGCTCTACAGAAAGCGTGTTTCTCCCTCGCGGCCACTTGAGCAAGGTGCTTCCACCCGAAGGAGTCGTTTTCCAATCGATTATCTCCTTCTCCCGTTGCAGGATTTCCTCAGTCTTGCCGGTTACGGGCACTGCCTCAAATGTCTGGCGGAACTTCTCCAGGGAAAGTATTCCCCAGGCATTGGCAATGGTGGTATTCCAAATGCCTTTGTG
This DNA window, taken from Syntrophorhabdales bacterium, encodes the following:
- the pbpC gene encoding penicillin-binding protein 1C codes for the protein MARVRTGAPVSETNSVPARRFFNWFLRVCFILGICAILSACAVLFFAFRQPVPNIPPFDKVRLAYEKSDAVLLDRHGVAIHELRTDFDSRKLDWSPLNEISPALIQAVVHSEDKRFYAHAGVDPKAFCRAFVRNFSGSEKSGASTVTMQLAAILDKGVRPRSGRRSATQKWKQVRAACELERTWSKQEILEAYLNLVTFRGESQGIAAASRGLFRKEPSGLNERESFVLAALIRSPNAPVERVAKRAKLLALSLQSDVPSGEIERLAHAALAAPYYVRPKIAIAPHVALYLLRPGMREVASTLDSNLQTFAQGLLKQYLSDLQGQNVKDAAVLVLANKTGEVLAYVANGGLNPPASHVDGIRAKRQAGSTLKPFLYALAIDKRLITAATLLEDGPLDLPTERGIYRPENYDNRYRGLVPARIALASSLNVPAVRLLLLAGAESFVQKLGDLGFGPLQDGEYYGHSLALGTLDVSLWELTNAYRVFANDGWWNEATLRLHNNGSARRRAFSREAVFIVSDMLSDREARSSTFGLENPLSTNFWTASKTGTSKDMRDNWCIGWSSDYTVGVWVGNFSGQAMWNVSGISGAAPIWLGVMQYLHKARPSHSPSPPVAVVEARVSDNQPERAREWFIKGTEPAMLQPLKVWPRATITYPPSGTLISLDPDIPVPHQKIFFQASGSPRDARWVLDGELVGSGAMQPWTPIRGPHRLSLVSTDDTTLDSITFTVRD